Genomic DNA from Alkalihalobacterium alkalinitrilicum:
ATTCGGATTTAATCGGTTTGAAACAGGCGCAAAAAAGCGGGTTAACGAATGAAATTGGTGAAACTCAGACAGTTAATGGTATTTCTGTTACGCTGGATGAAATATTATATGATCAAAATAATATTACGATCGGTCTTGTTATTGAATCGGATAAGGAATTAGAACAATTTTATTTTGGCGCTGGCATGGATTTTACGATAAATGGGAAATTCCCTGCAAGTTCCAGTGGGAGTTACGGAGAAGAAACTCTTTCGCCAACAACCAGGACGGCCATTCAAGAAATAAATGTGACCGAAGATATACCCGAGGAGTTCGTATTAGGATTAATGTTACATGGGAAAGATGGAGAAACATGGTATTTTTCGACTCTAGTTGAAAAAATAACCGATAGTCAAAAAATTGACGTTCAACATTCACAGTGGGTGGATGGCTTGAACCTGACTGTAACAGGAATGTCTTTTAGTGAAACAGGTGTAAGTATAGCTTATAAGAGTTCTGAAGAGGAAACAGATTTTGAACTAAGTCGCGGTGGAAATATTGAATTTTTGGTAGTTGATCAAGATGGAAATGAAATTACAGGTCGATCAGGTGGAGCATCAGGTGAACGGGTTAAAGATCGAATAGAGTTCAAGAGTAATAAGCAATTTGATCCCGTCGATTCTAATGTTACTGAGTTGACAATCACTCCTTATATAGTCATTCCGTCGAGCGGTGGAGGAGTGGAAATTGATGAACATGGTAAAGAAAAAGAGTTGGAGTTTAAAGGGAATTTAATACGGCCCGTTGAGTTTGACTCTTTTAAAGTGAAAACCCCACACAAAAAGAGCTGATACTTAGCGCAGATTAAAAATTGATTGGAGGCAGGGGTATTTAATTGAAAAAGGTTGTTTAACTAAGATGCAGGGGGTGATGAAGAAACCCCTACTGAATCAACTTTCGCATTATTAACTTTTAAAAGGAGTGTGTTCATTATGGTTGGAATAGAAATTGATATGGTTGTGAAAGATAGCTTAAAAGCATTGGAATTATACGAAAGTATATTTGATATTGAGCGTGTGGAGGTTTCTAACTTTCCTCGTGGTGAAAATGAGGTAGTTTTTACCCTATACGACGTTCGCTTTCATTTGTTAGATGAAAACCCAGAATTCCATTTGATCGCACCAAATCCTGACGATCCTAAAACTAGTTGGGTTAATGTTACTGTCCCAGACATTAAGGACACTTATGCAAAGGCGATGGATTTAGGTTCTACAGAGGTGCAACCAGTGACTGAAATTCCTGACTACGGAGTATCGAACGCCATATTCATGGATCCCTTTGGTTATATATGGATGCTGCATCAAGTACATAAAAAAGTTAGTCATGAAGAACGTATACATCTTTGGGAGGAAAAAAAGAAGAATTAACATTGGGTGTAATATAAGAATTATACGGCAAAAATAGTATCTAAAATTGGTTATTTTACTAATGAGGCGTTAGTATGAAACTGTAGTAGGATCTAAAATGAAACAGTTAGTCAGGTCTTTAGGACCTTTTTCTGAAGACCTCACTACCATCAAAATAGTGAGGTCTTTTATTGTGGCGTTCTTTTAAAAAAATTAAAACGGGAAAAACAATGGCAGTAATACAATAGCAATTAGGGCGATGAGTAGTTGTAAAGGAATGCCGACACGGACGAAATCGAGAAATGTGTACTTTCCTGCTGCCATCACCATTGCGTTCGGAGGGGTAGCTACAGGTGTAGCAAAGGCCATACTTGATGAAAAAGCAACGGCCATCACCATCGGAAATGGATTTACTCCCATTTGCTCGGCCGTTAAAATAGCAACTGGAAATAATAAAACGGCAGTTGCAGTATTACTTATAAATTGGCTGAATATAGACGTAATAACATAGAGTCCAGCGAGAACTGCAACCGGTCCAATCGCTCCTAAACTTTGGATGAGCCCTTTAGACATAAAGATGACACCCCCTGTGTTTTCTAAAGCAGTAGCCATAGGGAGCATACAGGCGATTAGGATGACGGTTTGCCAGTTTATGGCTTGGTATGCTTGATCGGTTTGTCTAATACATCCTGTGAAAATCATGAGCACCGCAGCCACTACAATTGCTACCACTGCAGGTACCCATTCAAATACCATCGCAAGTAACATGCCAAAAAGGATGATCCCTGCTAGCCAGCTTTTCTTTGTAGTATTGGCTGGGTCTGTATCTTCGGCGGACGACTTCAAAACAACGGTGTCATTCTTTTCAGCGGAGAGAAGATTGATATCTTTCCATTTACCATGAACGAGGATTGAGTCTCCATATAGTAACTTTTCATCGGCTGTTGCCTTTTTCGGCGCTCTAAATTGATGTTTCATCGCTAAAACGGTTAAGCCGTATTTCTCTCTAAATTTAACTTGTTTAATCGTCTGATTGAGTAATCTTGATTGAGGCGTTAAAATGACCTCGGCTAAATGAGATTCCTCTAATTTCATTGGATCATCTTTTTGCAGAGTTAGATCTGTATCTGCTATTAATTTTTCAACAGCTTCTTCGGTACCATAAACAAGAAAAGTATCCCCAGATTCGACTACATAGCTAGGCTCCACAGTAATTCGTTGAGAAAGTGTACGTCCATTAATCCCTAGAAGGGTCTTGGTTTCTCCTTTTATTAATTCTAACACCGAAATATTATATGTACTTGGCAATTGTAGCTGTTTAATTTTTTTCCCAATAATACGACTTTCTTCTGGAACTTTCACAGTAAAAATTAAATTTGAAGCTTCGTATTGTTCAACCAACTCTGTTGCATCAAATTTTTCTGAGGCTCCCGTTTTGTTTTCTGCAGGTTTGTCTAACATTTTACGACCGATAAACCATAAGTAAATAATACCAGCTAGCAGCATAACCAAACCGATTGGTGTGAATGAAAAAAAAGATAGTGTGTCATAACCCGCATCATGTAAACTTTGACTTGCGATTAAATTCGGCGCTGTACCAATTAAAGTCAAGGCTCCACCCATGCTACTAGCAAAAGCTAAAGGAATTAAAAGCTTTCCAGGATGTAGCTGCATTTGCCTAGACAGACTTACAACAATAGGAAGCAGAATAGCGACCGTCCCTGTATTACTAATAAAACCACTCAAAACCGCAACTAAAACAAGCATAAAAATCGTTAATTTCCATTCACTATTTCCTGTGCTCTTAACTAATAAGTCTCCTGCTTTTTGAGCTAATCCACTCTGAAAGACACCAGCACCAACAATAAATAAAGCTGCAACCATGATTACTACGCTATTCGAAAAGCCAGCAAATGCCTCTGCAACATCTATTATCCCTGTTAACAACAGAGCTAATAATGAACTAATCGCAACTAAGTCTGCTCTAAAACGAGGGATTAAAAAACAGATCGTAGTAATGAGTAAAATCAAAAAGACCAATTGCATATCTGTTATCATATCTGAATCCTTTCAACCCATTTTATTGCTATCAACACAGTACATACACGTAATAAAATAAAAAAACTTTTTCCTTTTTATCCCGCAACGCAACAACCGGGAGTAATACCCCGCGTCAAGACTTCGAGGAATTAAAGAAGGTTAAGTGAGGGATAAATTTCGAGTAAAGCTTAATGAATACAGACTAAATGCTCCAAGTTCTGTGGCAACTTCTTCTGTGACCCACATCGTGTGGGCCTCAACTAACCATCAGTGGGTAGAGGAGAAGAAACCCCCTCACTGATGGAAGTTTCACTTTATGTTTAAAGTTATAAAAAGTATGTTTTCTTAGTGTACTCTATAGACCAGATAATATAATATCAGTTTTTGTAATAAGATCTGTTTCTAATGACTCCATGCACTAACTATATGAAAAGATAACCCATTTTTGTTGGTTTCCTTTTCTATGAATTGAAAATTATTACTTGGTAGAATAAATTACATTTAATTATTGAATTATATGGTAGGGTGGTGAAGGAGGAAATTACAGCTAGAACTTTCAGTTGAAAAATTGAGTAAATTAATTTTTCCGTTTAACTGGAGCTAAGACTCCCACTTCAGGGCTTTGAGGCAACTATTAAGACTAAGTAAATGCTTAAAAGACCACAGACTAAGTTCGCAACGTTTTGTGGCAACGTCTGTATGACCCAACTCGTGAGGGCCCAACTACATTCAGTATGTGATGAATAAAACTACTACTGAATGAAGTTTCACTTTATTTAGCATTTTATCATGGAAATGAAATTAGGTAAGAAGATGTGTTAAGTGAATTTTCAAAATACTAAATTGACAAACCTCAATTTCAAAAGTAAGCTATACACAGAAATAGTTAAAATCGATTAGTCATACTGTTCTATCCTTCAATAACTGGCAGTACCATTACTTCATTCAAGACTTCGAGTAAAAGGATATAGATAAGTGGGGGATAAGCTACCAGTAACAACTAAATGAACACAGAGTAAATGGGCCACGTCTAGTGGAAACGTTTGTATGACCCACAATCGCATGTGAGCCTCAACTAACCATCAGTCGGGGAAGAGGAAATCCTCACTAATGGAAGTTTCCCTTTATCAGACTTGTAAGGGTCCATCTAAAAATATTCATTATTATCTTGGTGGTGAATTAATTAATTTTGTATTTTTTGGGGTGGTGAATGAACCATGAAGTCAATATCTCATAAAGGATGGCTCATGCTGTTCTTAGTGTTACTAAGTATATTAGCTTGTCAAGGGTTTGCGCGTTTCTCTTTTGGAGCAATCTTTCCTTTTATGAGAGAAGGGTTAAACTTAACTTATCAACAAGCTGGATTCTTGACTTCCTCTATTTTTATAGGTTACCTAGTTGGGGTAATTAATGTTAGTTCTATTGTCAAACGCTTCAATGCTAAGAAAACGATAATTATTTTTTTATCATTAATTATCGTTTCCATTATGATTATTGGTAGTTCAAATCACTTTTGGGTTGTTTTCACCGCTTGTTTCTTTATGGGATATGCTTCAGGAGGTACATTTATCCCTTCATTGGAACTTGTTCGTAGATGGTTCCACCAATCGAAGAGAGGCATGGCAGTCGGAATTGCTATGGCAGGCGGGGGAGCAGGAATGGTATTCAGTGGAATATCTGTGCCATTTCTGGTTAGAGCTTACGGTGATACAGGATGGCGTTTAAGTTGGTTTATCATCGCTGCTTTTATATTTATTATCATATTATTTATTGGATTAATGCTGAAAAATAGTCCAGATGACATCAACGAAAAGCCTCTTGGTGATAATGACCCAAAAAGTATTGAAGAGAGTAGTAGAAATGGGTACGAAAAATCGAACATCGTTTATGGGAATAAGCTCGTTTGGGCGATAGGAAGCGTTTATTTTATATTCGGCTTTAGTTATTTAATTTATTCGACGTTCTTAGTTGATTATTTCATTAACGATTTATCTTTTTCTAATGAAATTGCTGGTTTTCTATTTTCGGTCGGTGGGGTCGCTAGTATCATCAGTGGGTTTATTTGGGGAACAGTTTCGGATCGTTTCGGTAGAATGATAGCACTTTCTTTTGTTTTCTTTATTCAAACCATTGTCTTATTAGGGTTAATTTATGTGACCTCTTATGGCGTTGTTTTTATTTTAGTCGTCTTGTACGGGTTAACCTTATGGGGAGTACCGACCATCCTAACAGCAAGTATGGGAGATTTAATCGTACCTGAAAAAAACCCAGCAGCTATGGGCTTTATCACTGTATTCTTTGGCATTGGACAACTTATCTCCCCGATGATAACAGGTTACTTAGTCGAATTAGATGGGAATTATATGTTAGCTCTATTCTTATCTATTGCCGCATGTATGGTTGGTGGAATTGGTTCTGTCTTCATTCATATTCATTTAAAGAATAAAGTCGTAAAACTGAAAGAAGCAGAACAATTTGAGATAAGTTGATATGTTTTTCATCCCGTTTTAACTGGCGCTAAAAATCCCACTTCAAGAATCAACATTAAAGAAACTAAGTTTGTGTGACCCACCTCGTGTGGGCCACAACTAAGAATCAGTGAGTGATGAAGAAAACCCCTCCTGAATGAAATTTCACGTTATTAATTTCAAAAGTGTGAGCATGTTGAAGTAGACAATCAATCTATTATTTGTGAAAAAAACTGAGTTAAATATACCCAAAATAATAGGATTAGATACTTTTGATTTATCTGACTATTCTGTATAATAGATAAGAAACGCTAATCTAATTGATGATTAATATACATATATTATGTTATTTTTTATCCTGAGTATCGGTTAAATGTAGGACTTTCAGGTGGTGAGTTGGGGGCTAGCTATTTTTTACCTCGGTTAGTCGGTATGTCTAGAGCTTCTGAATTGCTGTTAACTGGGCGCGAAGTAAAAGCTGAAGAGGCCATGCAAATCGGTTTAGTATTAAGATTAACTGCTGAGGGTGAGACTCTTTCGATTGCCCTTGAAATGGCGAATTTAATGGTGGAAAAATCGCCTCTCGGTTTGAAACTAACAAAGGAAATTTTAAATACTACTCTCGAAAACGATTTAGAGGCCAGTCTTCAAGTTGAGAACAGATCACAGGTGTTGTGTGTCTTAAGTGGTAGTTTCGAAGATGCGATTAAGCGTTTTGAAAACCGTAAAAGCAAAAATAAACGAAATCAAAAATTGTGAACTGCATACGCGTAAGATGTCTAGAAAGATTTAGAAATAAGTGAATGCCGAAAAACCTTCCATAAACATGTGGAAGGTTTTGTTTTATTTAACACGGTGTTAGCTTAAGGTAACTTTGCTTATAATTTTTTAGGGTTTCCCCTTATATACTTATATAATATTAATTGAACTAACATACCGCTACCAATATCATATGGCGTTCTTATATAAAAGCAAGAACGATTTTCTTTTCGGTCATGTATCTTAATAAAAAAAATTATAACGTAAAAAAGGAGCGTCTGTAATCCAAAGTGAGTTATTTAGTTAGCAACAAGAAGTGGGGGTAACACTACCAGTTGTAGGGGGGTAAAAAAGAATATAAGCATAACGGAGTGTGACTAATGATAGACTTGAGACATAAACCGACATTATCGGGTGAGAAGGTTTTACTAAGACCTTTTAAAGTAGATAAAGATTTCCCTTATATAAAAGAATGTTTAACGGATACTGAGGTGATTAATACTCATTGGGCCATGGGGGAGAAACCGAGGATTAGGTACGGAGGCGACTCAACTAATGGTCGATTATGTATTTAAGAATACGAATTTCAACCAACTTACCTTAAGTGTGTTTGCATTTAATACTAGAGCAAAGAAAGTTTATGAAAACATTGGATTAACTATAGAGAGTCTTGATCATAATGAGTTAGAATTTGATGAAAAATGGATCGACTCCATTAATATGAAATTGGAAAGAGAAACGTGGATGGGAAATGATAATAAAAAGGAACAAAGTAAATGAAGGACTTGTAACGTAGAAGGTTGGATTAAAATGGTTCGATCCCCTGATTTCTTGACCACCCAGATGCGAATTAGACAGGTATAAAGTCGGTGAAGATATAGAATTACATAAAATACTTCTGTTTTGATTCTGATACTCGGCAAGTGGTCATCAATATAACATTGAAATAAATGCATGTACCTAAACTAACGATACTTTAATATAAAATAAGGTTGTGATTGTTACACAGCTACTCTTTTTTACAAAAGGGATAAAAAAATCACAACAAAATTTGGTTTTTATGCTAAGATTTATACTTAGAAGTTATATATAGTTTTATCGGTATACATATTATAGAGGGTGTAGCTTAGATGACTTCTATGAAGTGACAGTTAATATAGCTACGAAAAAGCAGTTTATTTATTTAATAGTAAAAAACAAATTCTAAAGAAGGTCCATAGAAAGATTAATAGAAATAGTAAATTCTCTTTTTCAAGTAACGTGAGGAGAAAATTAGAGAGTGGCGGTAAAGAAGGTAACGGCAAATCAAAGCCTTAAGCCTTGTAAAAAGCTAAATTAAAGCTTTGCAGTTTGTGTGTTGCTAGGCCTAGTAGATGGACTTCTCATTTTACCATCTTTTAAATAACTCATAATTATCATATAATAGTAGATATATTAATCTATATATCAATCTATAAATAATTGTAATACATCATGATAGGGTTATAGTAAAGCCAGAAAAGGTGTGTGACTAGGTCGCGCCTTAGCTTGGTGTGACAACTACTTCTTTTCTGCAATTTTTAGGGGGATAAAAATGAGCAACAGAGAAACTAAATCAGATGTCATTTTAATTGGCGCTGGAATCATGAGTGCAACTTTAGGCACAATCTTGAAAGAATTGGTACCAGAATGGGAAATTACAGTGTTTGAGAAGCTTGAAAAAGCAGGAGAAGAAAGCTCTAACGAATGGAATAATGCAGGAACAGGACACGCGGCACTGTGTGAGCTTAATTACACAGATGAAAAGCAAGATGGATCTGTAGATATTAGTAAAGCTATAAAAATTAATGAACAGTTTCAAGTTTCAATCCAGTTTTGGTCATATCTTATAAACAGAAAGCTGATAAATAATCCACAGGACTTTATCATGCCATTGCCACATATGAGTTTAGTACAAGGGGAACAAAATGTAACGTTTTTAAAGAAACGTTTTGAAGCGCTTTCAAATAATCCTCTATTTCACGGAATGGAATTTTCCGATGATCCTGAAAAACTAATGGAATGGATTCCTCTTATTATGCAAGACCGTGCATCGAATGAACCTATAGCAGCAACAAAAATTGACTCTGGAACGGATGTCAACTTTGGCGCTTTAACACGTAGTTTGTTTGACCATTTAGATAGAAAAAATGTTGATATAAACTATAGACATAATGTTGAAAATATAAAACGTAATAGCGATGGTACGTGGACAGTGAAAGTGCACGATGACACTACTGGTGATATTAAAAACCATACTGCAAAATTCGTCTTTATCGGCGGAGGGGGAGGAAGCCTCCATTTACTGCAAAAATCCGGTATTTCTGAAGGGAAACATATCGGTGGATTCCCTGTAAGTGGAATATTTATGGTATGTAATAATCCAGATATTGTAGAACAGCATAATGCAAAAGTATACGGAAAAGCTAAGGTTGGTGCTCCACCAATGTCTGTTCCGCATCTTGACACAAGATATATTGACAATAAGAAATCACTGTTATTTGGACCATTTGCTGGTTTCTCACCCAAGTTCCTAAAATATGGTTCAGTCTTTGATTTGTTAACTTCAGTAAAACCGAATAATCTCTTAACAATGTTGGCGGCAGGCGCAAAAAACGTTCCTTTGACAAATTACTTGATTCAGCAAGTGATGTTATCAAAAGAAAAGCGTCTGGAAGAGT
This window encodes:
- a CDS encoding DUF4179 domain-containing protein, with amino-acid sequence MKKSHDPFGEFPQSQVRSAIRSGIGQAKEQLEMPRLKENNRKRKIIYTLCSAAAVFGILVGSSYYSPALASSLSQIPIIGSVFGNSDLIGLKQAQKSGLTNEIGETQTVNGISVTLDEILYDQNNITIGLVIESDKELEQFYFGAGMDFTINGKFPASSSGSYGEETLSPTTRTAIQEINVTEDIPEEFVLGLMLHGKDGETWYFSTLVEKITDSQKIDVQHSQWVDGLNLTVTGMSFSETGVSIAYKSSEEETDFELSRGGNIEFLVVDQDGNEITGRSGGASGERVKDRIEFKSNKQFDPVDSNVTELTITPYIVIPSSGGGVEIDEHGKEKELEFKGNLIRPVEFDSFKVKTPHKKS
- a CDS encoding VOC family protein, encoding MVGIEIDMVVKDSLKALELYESIFDIERVEVSNFPRGENEVVFTLYDVRFHLLDENPEFHLIAPNPDDPKTSWVNVTVPDIKDTYAKAMDLGSTEVQPVTEIPDYGVSNAIFMDPFGYIWMLHQVHKKVSHEERIHLWEEKKKN
- a CDS encoding SLC13 family permease — protein: MITDMQLVFLILLITTICFLIPRFRADLVAISSLLALLLTGIIDVAEAFAGFSNSVVIMVAALFIVGAGVFQSGLAQKAGDLLVKSTGNSEWKLTIFMLVLVAVLSGFISNTGTVAILLPIVVSLSRQMQLHPGKLLIPLAFASSMGGALTLIGTAPNLIASQSLHDAGYDTLSFFSFTPIGLVMLLAGIIYLWFIGRKMLDKPAENKTGASEKFDATELVEQYEASNLIFTVKVPEESRIIGKKIKQLQLPSTYNISVLELIKGETKTLLGINGRTLSQRITVEPSYVVESGDTFLVYGTEEAVEKLIADTDLTLQKDDPMKLEESHLAEVILTPQSRLLNQTIKQVKFREKYGLTVLAMKHQFRAPKKATADEKLLYGDSILVHGKWKDINLLSAEKNDTVVLKSSAEDTDPANTTKKSWLAGIILFGMLLAMVFEWVPAVVAIVVAAVLMIFTGCIRQTDQAYQAINWQTVILIACMLPMATALENTGGVIFMSKGLIQSLGAIGPVAVLAGLYVITSIFSQFISNTATAVLLFPVAILTAEQMGVNPFPMVMAVAFSSSMAFATPVATPPNAMVMAAGKYTFLDFVRVGIPLQLLIALIAIVLLPLFFPF
- a CDS encoding MFS transporter; translation: MKSISHKGWLMLFLVLLSILACQGFARFSFGAIFPFMREGLNLTYQQAGFLTSSIFIGYLVGVINVSSIVKRFNAKKTIIIFLSLIIVSIMIIGSSNHFWVVFTACFFMGYASGGTFIPSLELVRRWFHQSKRGMAVGIAMAGGGAGMVFSGISVPFLVRAYGDTGWRLSWFIIAAFIFIIILFIGLMLKNSPDDINEKPLGDNDPKSIEESSRNGYEKSNIVYGNKLVWAIGSVYFIFGFSYLIYSTFLVDYFINDLSFSNEIAGFLFSVGGVASIISGFIWGTVSDRFGRMIALSFVFFIQTIVLLGLIYVTSYGVVFILVVLYGLTLWGVPTILTASMGDLIVPEKNPAAMGFITVFFGIGQLISPMITGYLVELDGNYMLALFLSIAACMVGGIGSVFIHIHLKNKVVKLKEAEQFEIS
- a CDS encoding enoyl-CoA hydratase/isomerase family protein, whose product is MGASYFLPRLVGMSRASELLLTGREVKAEEAMQIGLVLRLTAEGETLSIALEMANLMVEKSPLGLKLTKEILNTTLENDLEASLQVENRSQVLCVLSGSFEDAIKRFENRKSKNKRNQKL
- a CDS encoding GNAT family N-acetyltransferase; translation: MVDYVFKNTNFNQLTLSVFAFNTRAKKVYENIGLTIESLDHNELEFDEKWIDSINMKLERETWMGNDNKKEQSK
- a CDS encoding malate:quinone oxidoreductase; protein product: MSNRETKSDVILIGAGIMSATLGTILKELVPEWEITVFEKLEKAGEESSNEWNNAGTGHAALCELNYTDEKQDGSVDISKAIKINEQFQVSIQFWSYLINRKLINNPQDFIMPLPHMSLVQGEQNVTFLKKRFEALSNNPLFHGMEFSDDPEKLMEWIPLIMQDRASNEPIAATKIDSGTDVNFGALTRSLFDHLDRKNVDINYRHNVENIKRNSDGTWTVKVHDDTTGDIKNHTAKFVFIGGGGGSLHLLQKSGISEGKHIGGFPVSGIFMVCNNPDIVEQHNAKVYGKAKVGAPPMSVPHLDTRYIDNKKSLLFGPFAGFSPKFLKYGSVFDLLTSVKPNNLLTMLAAGAKNVPLTNYLIQQVMLSKEKRLEELREFIPNAKSEDWDLVVAGQRVQVIKDTEAGVGTLQFGTEVITAEDGSIAALLGASPGASTAVHVMLEVIKKCFPQQIDEWEPKIKEMIPSYNLSLMDNPELLQEIHSSTAQVLGLSEKEQVEKEPVFS